A portion of the Choristoneura fumiferana chromosome 20, NRCan_CFum_1, whole genome shotgun sequence genome contains these proteins:
- the LOC141438928 gene encoding odorant receptor 4-like isoform X1 encodes MLKKYVSRLEDPNHPLLGPTLWGLQSWGMWQPNSGLSHIIYNLFHLALILFVLSQYIELWLIRADREAALRNLSVTMLSSICAVKAVTFVFWQKHWGDVINFVSTLEKSQLKKKDKTTQDIIEGYTKYSRSVTYFYWCLVTATVFTVIFAPLGEYLSSAEKHEQMRNGSIPYPDMMSSWFPFEKTRGIGYWVVFVEHSLIVFYGGGIVASYDANAVVLMSFFCGQLELLSANCKELFDNGSGLVNYSDTMNRIKMYHNHHLSLIKYSKILNSLLSPVLFLYVIICSLMICASATLLTTQSTTAMQRIWVAEYLVALIAQLFLYCWHGNKVYFMSEQVDQGVYESDWWQCGMRVRRCVLLLGGQLRRTILFTAGPFTTLTVSTFVTILKWSYSYYTLLSNNED; translated from the exons atgttaaaaaaatatgtgtccagATTGGAAGACCCAAACCATCCATTACTCGGGCCAACCCTCTGGGGTCTTCAGAGCTGGGGCATGTGGCAGCCAAACAGCGGCCTCAGCCATATCATTTACAATTTGTTTCATCTCGCTCTCATACTATTTGTATTGAGCCAGTACATCGAACTGTGGCTCATCAGGGCCGACCGCGAAGCGGCACTGCGAAACCTATCCGTCACAATGCTTAGTTCGATCTGCGCTGTAAAAGCGGTCACATTTGTCTTCTGGCAGAAACACTGGGGAGACGTTATTAACTTCGTGTCAACACTGGAAAAGAGCcagcttaaaaaaaaagacaaaacgACTCAAGACATTATTGAAGGCTATACGAAGTACTCGCGAAGCGTCACTTACTTTTATTGGTGTCTTGTCACTGCTACAGTTTTTACAGTGATATTTGCCCCTTTAGGAGAGTATTTGTCATCTGCGGAAAAACACGAACAAATGAGGAATGGGTCCATTCCTTACCCTGACATGATGAGCTCATGGTTCCCTTTTGAAAAAACAAGAGGCATTGGATATTGGGTCGTGTTCGTAGAGCATTCTTTGATTGTTTTTTACGGAGGCGGTATAGTGGCGAGTTATGATGCAAATGCCGTTGTGTTGATGTCTTTTTTCTGTGGACAGCTTGAACTGCTGAGTGCAAACTGTAAGGAACTATTTGATAATGGTTCTGGACTTGTCAATTACTCGGATACAATGAACAGGATAAAGATGTACCACAATCACCATTTGTCCTTGATAAA GTATTCAAAGATTTTGAATTCTTTACTGTCtcctgttttgtttttgtacgtAATCATATGTTCACTTATGATATGCGCCAGTGCTACACTATTAACAACC CAAAGCACGACTGCTATGCAGCGTATTTGGGTTGCAGAATACCTTGTCGCACTCATAGCGCAACTATTTTTATATTGCTGGCAtggcaataaagtttatttcatG AGCGAGCAAGTTGACCAAGGCGTATACGAGAGCGACTGGTGGCAGTGTGGGATGCGCGTGCGTCGTTGCGTGCTACTGCTTGGTGGACAACTGCGCCGGACCATACTGTTTACCGCCGGGCCTTTTACAACACTCACTGTTTCTACTTTCGTTacg ATTCTAAAATGGTCGTATAGCTACTACACTTTGCTTAGCAACAACGAAGACTAG
- the LOC141438928 gene encoding uncharacterized protein isoform X2, whose translation MLKKYVSRLEDPNHPLLGPTLWGLQSWGMWQPNSGLSHIIYNLFHLALILFVLSQYIELWLIRADREAALRNLSVTMLSSICAVKAVTFVFWQKHWGDVINFVSTLEKSQLKKKDKTTQDIIEGYTKYSRSVTYFYWCLVTATVFTVIFAPLGEYLSSAEKHEQMRNGSIPYPDMMSSWFPFEKTRGIGYWVVFVEHSLIVFYGGGIVASYDANAVVLMSFFCGQLELLSANCKELFDNGSGLVNYSDTMNRIKMYHNHHLSLIKYSKILNSLLSPVLFLYVIICSLMICASATLLTTSEQVDQGVYESDWWQCGMRVRRCVLLLGGQLRRTILFTAGPFTTLTVSTFVTILKWSYSYYTLLSNNED comes from the exons atgttaaaaaaatatgtgtccagATTGGAAGACCCAAACCATCCATTACTCGGGCCAACCCTCTGGGGTCTTCAGAGCTGGGGCATGTGGCAGCCAAACAGCGGCCTCAGCCATATCATTTACAATTTGTTTCATCTCGCTCTCATACTATTTGTATTGAGCCAGTACATCGAACTGTGGCTCATCAGGGCCGACCGCGAAGCGGCACTGCGAAACCTATCCGTCACAATGCTTAGTTCGATCTGCGCTGTAAAAGCGGTCACATTTGTCTTCTGGCAGAAACACTGGGGAGACGTTATTAACTTCGTGTCAACACTGGAAAAGAGCcagcttaaaaaaaaagacaaaacgACTCAAGACATTATTGAAGGCTATACGAAGTACTCGCGAAGCGTCACTTACTTTTATTGGTGTCTTGTCACTGCTACAGTTTTTACAGTGATATTTGCCCCTTTAGGAGAGTATTTGTCATCTGCGGAAAAACACGAACAAATGAGGAATGGGTCCATTCCTTACCCTGACATGATGAGCTCATGGTTCCCTTTTGAAAAAACAAGAGGCATTGGATATTGGGTCGTGTTCGTAGAGCATTCTTTGATTGTTTTTTACGGAGGCGGTATAGTGGCGAGTTATGATGCAAATGCCGTTGTGTTGATGTCTTTTTTCTGTGGACAGCTTGAACTGCTGAGTGCAAACTGTAAGGAACTATTTGATAATGGTTCTGGACTTGTCAATTACTCGGATACAATGAACAGGATAAAGATGTACCACAATCACCATTTGTCCTTGATAAA GTATTCAAAGATTTTGAATTCTTTACTGTCtcctgttttgtttttgtacgtAATCATATGTTCACTTATGATATGCGCCAGTGCTACACTATTAACAACC AGCGAGCAAGTTGACCAAGGCGTATACGAGAGCGACTGGTGGCAGTGTGGGATGCGCGTGCGTCGTTGCGTGCTACTGCTTGGTGGACAACTGCGCCGGACCATACTGTTTACCGCCGGGCCTTTTACAACACTCACTGTTTCTACTTTCGTTacg ATTCTAAAATGGTCGTATAGCTACTACACTTTGCTTAGCAACAACGAAGACTAG